From a region of the Calditrichota bacterium genome:
- a CDS encoding helix-turn-helix transcriptional regulator: MANLTTILKQEITRLARKELRAETEVLKKAASRYRADIADLKRKVAGLEQQLARQNRDLAKYRDTPESQSEGRSVRFSAAGLKKMRDKKDLSAAILGKLLGVTAQTVYNWEAGTTRPRPEQVASIASLRSLGKRELKAKLASLPS, encoded by the coding sequence ATCCTGAAGCAGGAAATCACCCGCCTCGCCCGAAAGGAACTCAGGGCAGAAACCGAAGTCCTCAAGAAGGCAGCAAGTCGTTACCGCGCAGACATTGCTGACCTCAAGCGCAAGGTCGCCGGACTTGAACAGCAGTTGGCACGACAGAATAGGGATCTAGCCAAGTATCGAGACACACCAGAATCGCAGTCGGAAGGAAGGTCTGTGCGATTCTCGGCGGCGGGCCTGAAGAAGATGCGGGACAAGAAGGATCTGTCGGCGGCGATCTTGGGCAAACTTCTCGGCGTTACCGCGCAGACCGTCTACAACTGGGAAGCCGGAACAACCCGACCCCGGCCCGAGCAGGTGGCGTCAATCGCGAGTCTCCGCTCGTTGGGTAAGCGGGAGTTGAAGGCG